A stretch of the Lactuca sativa cultivar Salinas chromosome 9, Lsat_Salinas_v11, whole genome shotgun sequence genome encodes the following:
- the LOC111885582 gene encoding vesicle-associated membrane protein 721 translates to MGQQSLIYSFVARGTVILSEFTEFTGNFTNIAAQCLQKLPATNNKFTYACDGHTFNYLVEDGFTYCVVAIEAVGRQIPMAFLERIKDEFTKKYSGGKAATAVANSLNKEFGPKLKEQMQYCVDHPEEISKLSKVKAQVSEVKGVMMDNIEKVLDRGEKIELLVDKTESLHSQAQGFRTQGTQLRRKMWLKNMKIKLIVLAIIIALVLIILFSACHGVKCFK, encoded by the exons ATGGGGCAACAATCATTGATCTACAGTTTTGTGGCGAGGGGGACGGTGATTCTTTCGGAGTTCACGGAATTCACCGGTAATTTCACCAACATCGCTGCTCAGTGTCTCCAGAAGCTTCCTGCTACCAATAACAAGTTCACCTACGCATGCGATGGACACACGTTTAACTATCTTGTTGAAGATGGATTTA CATACTGTGTGGTTGCCATCGAGGCTGTTGGTCGTCAGATTCCAATGGCTTTTCTGGAGAGAATCAAGGATGAATTCACCAAGAAATACAGTGGAGGGAAAGCTGCAACAGCTGTTGCCAATAGCTTGAACAAAGAATTCGG TCCCAAGCTGAAGGAGCAGATGCAGTATTGTGTGGATCATCCAGAAGAGATCAGCAAGCTTTCAAAAGTCAAGGCCCAGGTTTCGGAAGTCAAAGGTGTCATGATGGATAACATCGAGAAG GTTCTTGACCGAGGGGAGAAGATCGAGCTTTTGGTTGACAAAACAGAGAGCCTTCATTCTCAG GCACAAGGTTTTAGGACGCAGGGTACGCAGTTGAGAAGAAAAATGTGGTTGAAGAATATGAAGATTAAACTGATAGTTTTAGCAATCATCATTGCATTGGTTCTGATTATACTTTTTTCAGCATGTCATGGCGTCAAATGTTTCAAGTGA